One genomic window of Meles meles chromosome 3, mMelMel3.1 paternal haplotype, whole genome shotgun sequence includes the following:
- the ARSI gene encoding arylsulfatase I — protein MAMHALTGFSLVSLLSFSYLSWDWAKPILVADGPGEAGVEQPSAAPPQPPHIIFILTDDQGYHDVGYHGSDIETPTLDRLAAEGVKLENYYIQPICTPSRSQLLTGRYQIHTGLQHSIIRPRQPNCLPLDQVTLPQKLQEAGYSTHMVGKWHLGFYRKECLPTRRGFDTFLGSLTGNVDYYTYDNCDGPGVCGFDLHEGESVAWGLSGQYSTMLYAQRVSHILASHSPRRPLFLYVAFQAVHTPLQSPREYLYRYRSMGNVARRKYAAMVTCMDEAVRNITGALKRYGFYNNSVIIFSSDNGGQTFSGGSNWPLRGRKGTYWEGGVRGLGFVHSPLLKRKRRTSRALVHITDWYPTLVGLAGGTASAADGLDGYDVWPTISEGRASPRTEILHNIDPLYNHARHGSLEAGFGIWNTAVQAAIRVGEWKLLTGDPGYGDWIPPQTLAAFPGSWWNLERMASARQAVWLFNISADPYEREDLAGQRPDVVRALLARLVDYNRTAIPVRYPAENPRAHPDFNGGAWGPWASEEEDEEEEEETGRARSFSRGRRKKKCKICKLRSFFRKLNTRLMSQRI, from the exons ATGGCGATGCACGCCCTCACTGGCTTCTCGCTGGTCAGCCTGCTCAGCTTCAGCTACCTGTCCTGGGACTGGGCCAAGCCGATTCTGGTGGCTGACGGGCCTGGGGAGGCCGGTGTGGAGCAGCCTTCAGCCGCTCCACCCCAGCCTCCCCATATCATCTTCATCCTCACCGACGACCAGGGCTACCACGACGTGGGCTACCACGGCTCTGATATCGAGACCCCTACACTGGACCGGCTGGCAGCCGAGGGTGTCAAGCTGGAGAATTATTATATTCAGCCCATCTGCACGCCTTCGCGGAGCCAACTTCTCACTGGCAG GTACCAGATCCACACCGGCCTTCAGCACTCCATCATCCGCCCTCGGCAGCCCAACTGCCTGCCCCTGGACCAGGTGACGCTGCCCCAGAAGCTGCAGGAGGCAGGCTACTCCACCCACATGGTGGGCAAGTGGCACCTGGGCTTCTACCGGAAGGAGTGCCTGCCCACCCGCCGGGGCTTCGACACCTTCCTGGGCTCGCTCACCGGCAACGTGGACTACTACACCTACGACAACTGTGACGGGCCCGGGGTGTGTGGCTTTGACCTGCACGAGGGCGAGAGCGTGGCCTGGGGGCTCAGCGGCCAGTACTCCACCATGCTCTACGCCCAGCGGGTCAGCCACATCCTCGCTAGCCACAGCCCCCGGCGGCCCCTCTTCCTCTACGTGGCCTTCCAAGCGGTGCACACACCCTTGCAGTCCCCGCGCGAGTACCTGTACCGCTACCGCAGCATGGGCAACGTGGCCCGGCGCAAGTATGCAGCCATGGTAACCTGCATGGATGAGGCCGTGCGCAACATCACCGGGGCCCTCAAGCGCTACGGTTTCTACAACAACAGCGTCATCATCTTTTCCAGTGACAATGGCGGCCAGACCTTCTCTGGGGGGAGCAACTGGCCGCTGCGAGGACGCAAGGGCACTTACTGGGAAGGGGGCGTGCGTGGCCTCGGCTTCGTCCACAGCCCCCTGCTCAAGCGAAAGCGCCGGACAAGCCGGGCGCTGGTGCACATCACTGACTGGTACCCGACCCTCGTGGGTCTGGCAGGTGGCACTGCCTCAGCGGCGGATGGGCTCGACGGTTATGACGTGTGGCCCACCATCAGTGAGGGCCGGGCCTCGCCGCGCACAGAGATCCTGCACAATATTGACCCCCTCTACAACCATGCCCGGCATGGCTCCCTGGAGGCTGGCTTTGGCATCTGGAACACGGCTGTGCAGGCTGCCATCCGCGTGGGTGAGTGGAAGCTGCTCACAGGGGACCCTGGCTATGGGGATTGGATCCCACCGCAGACGCTGGCCGCCTTTCCCGGCAGCTGGTGGAATCTCGAGCGCATGGCCAGTGCCCGCCAGGCGGTGTGGCTCTTCAACATCAGCGCTGACCCCTACGAACGGGAGGACCTGGCTGGCCAACGGCCCGATGTGGTCCGTGCCCTTCTGGCCCGTCTGGTGGACTATAACCGCACAGCCATCCCTGTGCGCTACCCAGCTGAGAATCCCCGGGCCCATCCCGACTTTAATGGGGGTGCTTGGGGGCCCTGGGCCAgtgaggaggaagatgaagaagaggaggaagagacaggCAGGGCTCGAAGCTTCTCGCGAGGCCGCCGCAAGAAAAAATGCAAGATTTGCAAGCTTCGATCCTTTTTTCGTAAACTCAACACCAGGCTGATGTCCCAGCGGATCTGA